In Arthrobacter sp. UKPF54-2, the following are encoded in one genomic region:
- a CDS encoding ABC transporter permease: MFLAIRDIRFAKGRFALMGGVVALITLLLVMLSGLTAGLGNQSTSAIADLPADHLIFGAPAGSSPKASYTESEVTGAQLAAWSARDGVSRAEALGISQSRLQGLGAGGDPAGTANVAVFGVDAGGRLAPAPVGAGTVVIGAGLAKELDLAVGSRVSVGGTELAVSAVVEDQWYSHTGVVWTTLADWRQLAHLAGGEAIATVIAASFDAAGPDVAAANQAAGTVSASREGSFQALGSYRSENGSLMLMQAFLYGISALVIVAFLTVWTVQRTRDIAVLKALGGSTTYVLKDAMVQAAVVLVAGAATGGAAGVVGGLLAAQAAPFLTTVQTTVLPVAGIVVLGLAGAALAVRGITRIDPLLALGGN; the protein is encoded by the coding sequence ATGTTTCTCGCCATCCGCGACATCCGCTTCGCCAAGGGCCGCTTCGCCCTGATGGGCGGCGTCGTTGCCCTCATCACCCTTCTGCTCGTGATGCTCTCCGGGCTCACCGCCGGGCTCGGCAACCAGTCCACGTCCGCCATCGCAGACCTTCCGGCCGATCACCTCATCTTCGGGGCACCGGCCGGCAGCAGCCCCAAGGCCTCCTACACGGAATCCGAGGTCACCGGCGCCCAGTTGGCCGCCTGGTCCGCCCGCGACGGCGTCAGCCGGGCCGAAGCCCTGGGCATCAGCCAAAGCCGGCTGCAGGGCCTCGGCGCCGGCGGGGACCCGGCCGGCACCGCCAACGTGGCCGTTTTCGGCGTCGACGCCGGCGGCCGCCTCGCCCCCGCCCCGGTTGGCGCCGGCACCGTGGTCATCGGGGCCGGACTCGCCAAGGAACTCGACCTCGCCGTCGGCAGCCGGGTCTCGGTGGGCGGCACCGAACTGGCTGTCTCCGCCGTGGTCGAGGACCAGTGGTATTCGCACACCGGCGTCGTCTGGACCACCCTGGCGGACTGGCGGCAGCTGGCCCACCTGGCCGGCGGGGAGGCCATCGCCACGGTGATCGCGGCCAGTTTCGACGCCGCCGGCCCGGATGTCGCCGCGGCCAACCAGGCTGCCGGGACGGTCAGTGCCAGCCGGGAGGGATCCTTCCAGGCGCTTGGCTCCTACCGCAGCGAGAACGGCTCGCTGATGCTCATGCAGGCCTTCCTCTATGGCATCTCCGCGCTGGTGATCGTGGCGTTCCTGACGGTGTGGACGGTGCAGCGCACCCGGGACATCGCCGTCCTCAAAGCACTCGGCGGCTCCACGACGTACGTGCTCAAGGACGCCATGGTGCAGGCGGCGGTCGTCCTCGTCGCCGGGGCCGCCACCGGCGGCGCAGCCGGCGTGGTCGGCGGCCTCTTGGCCGCCCAGGCGGCGCCGTTCCTCACCACCGTGCAGACCACGGTGCTCCCCGTCGCCGGAATTGTGGTCCTGGGCCTCGCCGGCGCGGCGCTGGCGGTCCGCGGCATCACCCGGATCGACCCGCTCCTGGCCCTCGGCGGCAACTGA
- a CDS encoding sensor histidine kinase has translation MEVKSGEAERDASGAAVILRILRVSLHVGFAVLLLVALVRLLSSGINGTAWLHVGLALSLAGIHLAGTVLEKRHSARPGRFNPRPLSAWWLGAVCLLWLLLIWGSPDFVWLAFPLFFLQLHVLRRGPALAAIAASTALVVAALWFHNGGLAGNPLQLPMVLGPVFGAAFAVVTGLAYRALYLEAENQRRAAEELRRTRAELARSQHNAGTLAERTRLGREIHDTLAQGFSSIVLMGRSAEQALEAGDTAVARDRLRTVQDTAAANLAEARNFVRGLQSPDLEQSSLVDSLRRLCAQTETEAAARGTALRCRLEVDGTPAELPYPYRTTLLRAAQSSLANVWTHANAGTAVVTLSFLGSEVAMDIFDDGAGFDPSAVPERTDGSGYGLASLRDRVAALAGTIDVESAPGEGTVVAIRLPLEGGPSPAEPAGAPAKGEQ, from the coding sequence ATGGAGGTCAAAAGCGGCGAAGCGGAGCGAGACGCCAGCGGCGCCGCCGTGATCCTGCGGATCCTTCGGGTCAGCCTGCACGTGGGGTTTGCCGTGCTGCTGCTCGTCGCGCTGGTCCGGCTGCTGTCCAGCGGCATCAACGGCACGGCGTGGCTGCACGTGGGCCTGGCCCTGAGCCTTGCCGGTATCCATCTCGCCGGCACTGTGCTGGAGAAGCGCCACTCCGCCCGGCCGGGCCGCTTTAACCCCCGGCCGCTGTCCGCCTGGTGGCTGGGAGCGGTCTGTCTGCTTTGGCTGCTGCTCATCTGGGGCAGCCCTGACTTCGTCTGGCTGGCCTTCCCGCTCTTCTTCCTGCAGCTGCACGTGCTGCGCCGGGGTCCGGCGCTGGCCGCCATTGCGGCCAGCACCGCGCTGGTGGTCGCCGCCCTGTGGTTCCACAACGGCGGCCTGGCCGGGAACCCGCTGCAGCTGCCCATGGTGCTCGGGCCGGTCTTCGGCGCGGCCTTTGCCGTGGTCACCGGGCTGGCCTACCGGGCGCTGTACCTCGAGGCGGAGAACCAACGGCGGGCCGCCGAGGAACTCCGCCGCACCCGCGCCGAACTGGCCCGCAGCCAGCACAACGCCGGGACCCTGGCCGAGCGGACCCGGCTGGGCCGCGAAATCCACGACACCCTGGCCCAGGGCTTTTCCAGCATTGTGCTGATGGGACGATCCGCCGAGCAGGCGCTGGAAGCCGGCGACACCGCGGTGGCCCGCGACCGGCTCCGGACCGTCCAGGACACCGCCGCCGCCAACCTGGCCGAGGCCCGCAATTTCGTCCGCGGCCTGCAGTCCCCCGACCTGGAACAAAGCTCGCTGGTGGACAGCCTGCGCCGGCTGTGCGCCCAGACCGAAACGGAGGCGGCGGCCCGCGGCACGGCACTGCGCTGCCGCCTCGAGGTCGACGGAACCCCGGCGGAGCTCCCCTACCCCTACCGGACCACCCTGCTGCGGGCCGCCCAGTCCAGCCTCGCCAATGTGTGGACGCACGCGAACGCTGGCACCGCCGTCGTCACCCTGTCCTTCCTCGGCTCGGAGGTGGCCATGGACATCTTCGACGACGGCGCCGGCTTTGACCCCTCCGCGGTGCCGGAGAGGACCGACGGATCAGGCTACGGGCTGGCATCGCTGCGGGACCGGGTGGCGGCGCTGGCCGGCACCATCGATGTTGAATCCGCCCCGGGTGAGGGGACCGTGGTGGCCATCCGGCTGCCGCTCGAGGGGGGACCATCACCGGCGGAGCCGGCCGGCGCCCCCGCGAAGGGGGAACAGTGA
- a CDS encoding response regulator transcription factor, translating to MKEIRVLLVDDHPVVRAGLRAMLTGFEGIAVADEAGDGAAALAALGRLNTLGEPVDVVLMDLQMGAGMDGVAATGRIKAGEAGTPAPPVLILTTFDSDADILAAVEAGASGYMLKDAPPEQIREAVLAAAAGRTALAPEVAARLLGRIRNPEPALSPREIQLLELLATGLGNRAIARQLFISEATVKTHLVHIYGKLGVDNRTAAIAAATQRRIIRRG from the coding sequence GTGAAAGAAATCCGCGTCCTGCTCGTCGACGACCACCCCGTGGTCCGGGCCGGCCTGCGGGCCATGCTCACCGGGTTCGAGGGCATCGCCGTCGCCGATGAGGCGGGCGACGGCGCCGCCGCCCTGGCGGCGCTGGGGCGGCTGAACACCCTGGGCGAGCCGGTGGACGTTGTGCTTATGGACCTGCAGATGGGCGCCGGCATGGACGGGGTCGCGGCGACGGGCAGGATCAAGGCCGGCGAGGCCGGGACGCCGGCGCCGCCCGTGCTGATTCTCACGACGTTCGACTCCGACGCGGACATCCTCGCCGCGGTGGAGGCGGGCGCCAGCGGCTACATGCTCAAGGATGCGCCGCCGGAACAGATCCGCGAGGCGGTGCTGGCCGCCGCCGCCGGCCGGACGGCCCTGGCCCCTGAAGTCGCTGCCCGGCTGCTGGGCCGGATCCGAAACCCCGAGCCGGCCCTGTCCCCCCGCGAGATCCAGCTGCTGGAGCTGCTCGCCACCGGCCTGGGGAACCGTGCGATCGCCCGGCAGCTGTTCATTTCCGAGGCTACGGTCAAGACGCACCTGGTGCACATCTACGGGAAACTCGGCGTGGACAACCGCACGGCCGCCATCGCCGCGGCGACGCAGCGGCGGATCATCCGGCGGGGTTAG
- a CDS encoding penicillin-binding transpeptidase domain-containing protein, with protein MGKIQKLSLGLVGLLLGASLVACDDGRTGAQDAARTLASAVAALDVGAVPFDGKDSGAANEQLRAAFKGLDPLKPAVRSGELKLDSGTATVPLDYSWKVGAAEWKYTVTAQLKKSGDKWLTVWSPGLLVPGLADTEVLGTASEAPQRADILGAADAKLVTYRPVVHVGIDKPRLGSADPAAAAAELAQLVGADPAAYTQQVQAAGAEAFVTAITLRQDGRTVTDEQIAAVPGARAIADSLPLAPSRTFARALLGSVAEASAEQIEKSGGALKAGDSTGTGGLQQQYDAQLRGTDGIQVFAQTAGLTAEQRQAQPNGGRRILFQEPMKAGTPLKTTLDPKLQQLAEDILAKVGPASAIVALRPSSGAVLAAASGPGSNGYDTAMLGQYAPGSIFKIVDSLAMFRTGMTPDSKVDCPATLTVDGRAFKNAEGYPATSLGSVALRDAFAHSCNTAFINAREQISQAQLESAATSLGVAVEAPSLGAAAFLGSVPSEAAGTEHAASMIGQGKVLMSPLAAAIMAGSVAKGGPVAPVLVMNPNAAPAGSPAPSAGATAEPSTSAPAPAKSAGPPVTAAEAASLADMMRAVVTSGHAGFLASVPGAPVGAKTGTAEFGKDNPPKTHAWIVAVHGDLAVAVFVEDGGLGATTSGPLLKEFLTAAG; from the coding sequence ATGGGGAAAATTCAGAAGCTTTCACTGGGCCTGGTGGGCCTCCTTCTTGGCGCCTCGCTGGTGGCCTGCGACGACGGCCGGACCGGCGCGCAGGACGCTGCGAGGACGCTCGCGTCCGCGGTCGCCGCGCTCGACGTCGGCGCTGTCCCGTTTGACGGCAAAGACTCGGGGGCGGCGAACGAGCAGCTCCGCGCAGCCTTCAAGGGGCTGGATCCGCTCAAACCCGCGGTCCGGAGCGGCGAACTCAAGCTGGACTCCGGCACCGCGACCGTGCCTCTGGACTACAGCTGGAAGGTCGGCGCCGCCGAGTGGAAGTACACGGTGACCGCCCAGCTGAAGAAGTCGGGCGACAAATGGCTGACCGTGTGGAGCCCGGGGCTGCTGGTGCCGGGACTGGCCGACACGGAAGTCCTCGGCACCGCCAGCGAAGCTCCGCAGCGGGCCGACATCCTGGGCGCCGCCGACGCCAAGCTCGTCACCTACCGGCCTGTGGTCCACGTGGGCATCGACAAGCCCCGGCTGGGCTCGGCCGACCCCGCCGCCGCCGCGGCCGAACTCGCCCAGCTGGTGGGCGCCGATCCTGCCGCCTACACCCAGCAGGTCCAGGCCGCGGGCGCCGAGGCGTTTGTCACCGCCATCACCCTGCGCCAGGACGGCCGGACCGTCACGGACGAGCAGATCGCCGCGGTGCCCGGCGCGCGGGCGATCGCCGATTCGCTGCCGCTCGCTCCGTCCCGCACCTTCGCCCGCGCGTTGCTGGGCAGCGTGGCCGAGGCCAGCGCCGAACAGATCGAGAAGTCCGGCGGCGCGCTCAAGGCCGGGGACAGCACCGGAACCGGCGGGCTGCAGCAGCAGTACGACGCCCAGCTGCGCGGGACCGATGGCATCCAGGTCTTCGCCCAGACGGCAGGGCTCACCGCGGAACAACGCCAGGCGCAGCCCAACGGCGGCCGCCGCATCCTCTTCCAGGAACCGATGAAGGCCGGAACCCCGCTGAAGACCACCCTGGACCCGAAGCTTCAGCAGCTGGCCGAGGACATCCTGGCCAAGGTGGGCCCGGCGTCGGCCATTGTGGCGCTCAGGCCCTCCAGCGGGGCGGTGCTGGCGGCCGCGTCGGGTCCGGGCAGCAACGGCTACGACACGGCCATGCTCGGCCAGTACGCCCCCGGATCCATCTTCAAGATCGTCGATTCCCTGGCCATGTTCCGCACCGGAATGACGCCGGACAGCAAGGTTGACTGCCCCGCGACCCTCACCGTGGACGGCCGGGCGTTCAAGAACGCCGAGGGCTACCCGGCGACCTCGCTGGGCTCCGTCGCCCTGCGGGACGCCTTCGCGCACTCCTGCAACACCGCCTTCATCAACGCCCGCGAACAAATCAGCCAGGCGCAGCTGGAATCCGCGGCCACGTCCCTGGGCGTCGCCGTGGAGGCGCCGTCGCTGGGCGCCGCGGCGTTCCTGGGCTCCGTCCCCAGTGAGGCGGCCGGCACCGAGCACGCCGCCTCGATGATCGGCCAGGGCAAGGTGCTGATGTCCCCGCTCGCCGCGGCCATCATGGCGGGCTCCGTGGCCAAGGGCGGCCCGGTCGCTCCCGTGCTGGTCATGAACCCGAACGCCGCCCCCGCGGGAAGCCCGGCACCGTCGGCCGGCGCCACCGCTGAGCCGTCGACGTCGGCCCCCGCCCCCGCAAAATCCGCCGGCCCCCCGGTGACCGCCGCCGAGGCCGCTTCCCTTGCGGACATGATGCGCGCCGTGGTGACCTCTGGCCACGCGGGCTTCCTGGCCTCGGTGCCCGGCGCGCCCGTGGGCGCCAAGACCGGTACCGCGGAATTCGGCAAGGACAACCCGCCCAAGACCCATGCGTGGATCGTGGCCGTGCACGGGGATTTGGCGGTGGCCGTGTTCGTGGAGGACGGCGGCCTCGGCGCCACGACGTCGGGTCCGCTGCTCAAGGAATTCCTCACCGCCGCCGGCTGA
- a CDS encoding aspartate aminotransferase family protein produces the protein MTSTIESGVLPVQHEAEGARRAYELDRKHVFHSWSAQDLLDPMVITAAEGSHVWDGEGNKYLDFSSQLVNTNIGHQHPAVVAAVAAQAAKLCTIAPSYVNDARSEAARLIAERTPGELDKVFFTNGGADANEHAVRMARLHTGRHKVLSAYRSYHGGTQLAVNLTGDPRRWASDNASTGTIHFFPPYLYRTAFHSTTQEEESQRALEHLEQLVSFEGPSTIAALILESIPGTAGIYLPPPGYLQGVRDLCTRHGIVLIADEVMSGFGRTGKWFAVEHFDVVPDLLTFAKGVNSGYVPLGGVAISPQIAATFGKRVYPGGLTYSGHPLATAAAVATINAMEDERTVQHAAMLGETVIGPALNGFAENHPSVGEVRGTGVFWAIELVKNRETREPMAAYGGSSPEMNQLVAACKARGLLPFANFNRIHVVPPCNTLVEDTRAGLSILDDVLDIADSFTA, from the coding sequence ATGACTTCCACAATTGAAAGCGGCGTTCTGCCGGTCCAGCACGAAGCCGAAGGCGCCCGCCGGGCGTACGAGCTGGACCGCAAGCACGTCTTCCACTCATGGTCAGCCCAGGACCTCCTGGACCCTATGGTGATCACCGCGGCCGAGGGATCCCATGTATGGGACGGTGAGGGCAACAAGTATCTGGACTTCTCATCCCAGCTGGTCAACACGAATATCGGCCACCAGCACCCCGCAGTGGTGGCCGCCGTCGCAGCGCAAGCAGCCAAACTCTGCACCATCGCCCCGAGCTACGTTAATGACGCCCGCTCCGAGGCGGCCCGTCTGATCGCGGAACGGACCCCCGGTGAGCTGGACAAGGTCTTTTTCACCAACGGAGGCGCGGACGCCAATGAGCACGCCGTCCGTATGGCGCGACTCCACACGGGCCGCCACAAAGTCCTTTCGGCCTACCGCTCCTATCACGGCGGCACCCAGCTCGCCGTGAATCTGACAGGGGATCCGCGCCGCTGGGCCAGTGACAACGCCAGCACCGGGACCATCCACTTCTTCCCGCCCTACCTCTACCGCACCGCGTTCCATTCCACTACGCAGGAAGAAGAGAGCCAGCGCGCCCTGGAACATTTGGAGCAATTGGTCAGTTTCGAGGGACCGTCCACTATCGCGGCGCTGATCCTCGAATCGATTCCGGGGACCGCCGGAATCTATCTGCCGCCGCCCGGCTACCTCCAGGGCGTACGGGACCTCTGCACCAGACACGGCATCGTCCTGATCGCGGACGAAGTCATGTCCGGCTTCGGCAGGACCGGCAAATGGTTCGCCGTCGAGCACTTCGACGTCGTCCCGGACCTGCTCACTTTCGCCAAGGGCGTGAATTCCGGCTACGTTCCGCTGGGCGGCGTCGCCATCAGCCCCCAAATCGCGGCCACATTCGGCAAGCGAGTCTACCCGGGTGGCCTGACCTACTCGGGCCACCCGCTCGCGACCGCGGCCGCGGTGGCCACCATCAACGCGATGGAGGACGAGCGGACCGTGCAGCATGCGGCCATGCTCGGAGAGACCGTGATCGGACCGGCCCTGAACGGCTTCGCGGAGAACCATCCGTCCGTCGGCGAGGTCCGCGGCACAGGGGTCTTCTGGGCCATCGAGCTGGTCAAGAACCGTGAGACCCGCGAGCCGATGGCTGCCTATGGCGGCTCAAGCCCGGAAATGAACCAGCTCGTGGCGGCGTGCAAGGCCCGCGGCCTCCTGCCTTTCGCCAACTTCAACCGCATCCATGTGGTTCCGCCCTGCAACACCCTGGTGGAAGACACCCGGGCCGGACTCTCCATTCTGGATGACGTACTGGACATTGCGGACAGTTTCACTGCCTAA
- a CDS encoding CoA-acylating methylmalonate-semialdehyde dehydrogenase, with protein sequence MNIIEHWINGSYVPAGSRTAPVTNPATGKVTGQVSLASQEESNAAVAAARAAFPAWRDTSIARRTQILFAFRELLNARKGELAAIITSEHGKILDDALGEVTRGQEVVEFACGIPHLLKGSYTENASTSVDVHSIRQALGPVAIISPFNFPAMVPMWFFPLAIAAGNTVVIKPSEKDPTAINWMAELWKEAGLPDGVFNVLHGDKVAVDALLSHPEIKAVSFVGSTPIAKYVYQTATANGKRVQALGGAKNHMIVLPDADLDLAADAAVNAGFGSAGERCMAISALLAVGGIADELVAKIAERTRSLRTGDGLRGCDMGPLVTAVHRDKVAGYVDAGEASGATLVVDGRNVAADAEGDGFFVGPTLFDNVTPDMSIYQDEIFGPVLSVVRVDSYEQALELINANPYGNGTAIFTNDGGAARRFENEVEVGMVGINVPVPVPMAYYSFGGWKNSLFGDTHAHGTEGVGFFTRGKAVTSRWLDPSHGGINLGFPQNA encoded by the coding sequence TTGAACATCATCGAGCACTGGATCAACGGCAGCTACGTTCCGGCCGGCAGCCGGACAGCCCCTGTCACTAACCCGGCGACGGGCAAGGTCACTGGCCAGGTTTCGCTGGCCAGCCAGGAAGAGAGCAACGCCGCCGTCGCAGCGGCTAGGGCCGCATTCCCCGCCTGGCGGGACACCTCCATCGCCCGCCGCACCCAGATCCTCTTCGCGTTCCGCGAACTGCTCAATGCCCGCAAGGGCGAGCTCGCCGCCATCATCACGTCCGAGCACGGCAAAATCCTTGATGACGCCCTTGGGGAAGTGACCCGGGGGCAGGAAGTCGTGGAATTCGCCTGCGGCATCCCCCACCTGCTCAAGGGCAGCTACACGGAGAACGCCTCCACCAGCGTGGATGTCCACTCAATCCGGCAGGCACTGGGACCGGTCGCCATCATCAGCCCGTTCAACTTTCCGGCCATGGTGCCCATGTGGTTCTTCCCGCTTGCCATCGCCGCCGGCAACACCGTCGTCATCAAGCCCAGCGAAAAGGACCCCACGGCCATCAACTGGATGGCCGAACTCTGGAAGGAAGCCGGGCTGCCCGACGGCGTCTTCAACGTCTTGCACGGCGACAAAGTGGCCGTCGATGCCCTGCTCAGCCACCCCGAGATTAAGGCCGTGTCCTTCGTCGGATCTACGCCGATCGCCAAATACGTCTACCAGACCGCTACGGCGAACGGGAAGCGCGTCCAGGCCCTCGGCGGCGCCAAGAACCACATGATTGTCCTGCCCGACGCCGACCTCGACCTCGCCGCCGACGCGGCGGTGAACGCCGGGTTCGGTTCCGCCGGCGAACGGTGCATGGCCATCTCGGCGCTCCTCGCGGTGGGTGGCATCGCCGACGAGCTCGTGGCGAAAATCGCGGAACGTACGCGGTCGCTTCGCACCGGAGACGGCCTCCGCGGCTGCGACATGGGCCCGCTCGTCACGGCAGTCCACCGCGACAAGGTCGCAGGCTACGTAGACGCCGGGGAGGCCTCCGGCGCCACGCTGGTGGTCGACGGGCGCAACGTCGCAGCCGACGCCGAAGGGGACGGCTTCTTCGTCGGCCCCACCCTCTTTGACAACGTCACCCCGGACATGTCCATCTACCAGGACGAAATCTTCGGCCCGGTCCTGTCTGTGGTTCGTGTGGACAGCTACGAGCAGGCGCTGGAGCTGATCAATGCCAACCCCTATGGCAACGGCACTGCCATCTTCACGAACGACGGCGGCGCGGCCCGCCGCTTCGAGAACGAGGTGGAGGTGGGCATGGTCGGCATCAACGTCCCTGTTCCGGTCCCCATGGCCTACTACTCCTTCGGCGGCTGGAAGAACTCGCTGTTCGGCGATACCCACGCCCACGGCACCGAGGGCGTCGGGTTCTTTACCCGGGGCAAGGCTGTGACCTCCCGCTGGCTGGATCCCAGCCACGGCGGCATCAACCTCGGTTTCCCGCAGAACGCCTGA
- a CDS encoding PucR family transcriptional regulator — protein MLPTVRSILGLPVLREAGPRLLGGEGALDHPVRWVHVSEVLDISGLLSGGELVLTTGLELEKAPGLTESFIRSLEDAGAAGLIVEITGNRTRSLEALCLAAVGTALPVIVVERRVRFVQITEIVHRMIVAEQLERVELARDVHEAFTVLSLESAGTEQVVEQAAAMIGAPVVLEDLSHLVLAYSAAKLLTVELLDDWERRSRTTPSAPETSRSGAEAWLQTPVGVRGQLWGRLVVPVPLDDDQAAAMVLERAAQALAINRLAERDRRELSHQAQAGLLNALRQPRGLGEGEAQTRAAALGLRRAPYYVPVVFRSRGASSAAPPDDPASGRDPLAGQQEERALLEQLARALKSVSGTALTASIRSGSVGMILAIPAKQLEDPMLHRLAEALAGDTPPSGTSLDGALPAGPTDVEWSVGVGRLRGSLLEAAAGIDEASHVAETAATLPGDRKPFYRATDVRLRGLLALLRKDPRVQQFVESELEGILHAEARGAEGYLELLGQYLESGGNKAALARRGFLSRPTLYARLGKLEELLAVDLDDAESRTSLHVALLLHRLRTL, from the coding sequence ATGTTGCCCACCGTCCGCTCGATTCTCGGCCTTCCTGTGCTGCGCGAGGCAGGTCCCCGCCTCCTCGGCGGCGAAGGGGCGCTGGATCATCCCGTCCGCTGGGTCCATGTGAGCGAAGTACTCGATATTTCCGGGCTGCTGTCCGGGGGGGAGCTTGTGCTCACCACGGGCCTCGAACTGGAGAAGGCGCCAGGTCTCACGGAATCGTTCATCCGCTCGCTGGAGGACGCCGGGGCAGCAGGCCTGATTGTGGAAATCACCGGAAACCGGACGCGCAGCCTGGAAGCACTGTGCCTGGCCGCGGTCGGCACGGCGCTCCCCGTGATTGTGGTGGAGCGGCGGGTGCGCTTCGTGCAGATTACCGAGATCGTGCACCGGATGATTGTCGCCGAGCAGCTGGAGCGGGTGGAACTGGCCCGGGACGTCCACGAGGCGTTCACGGTGCTGAGCCTGGAAAGCGCAGGAACGGAGCAGGTCGTGGAACAGGCGGCCGCTATGATCGGTGCACCGGTAGTCTTGGAGGACCTCTCGCATCTAGTCCTCGCGTATTCGGCCGCCAAGCTGCTTACGGTCGAGCTCCTCGACGACTGGGAGCGCCGGTCGCGCACCACCCCGTCCGCTCCGGAGACATCACGGAGTGGCGCCGAGGCCTGGCTGCAGACGCCGGTGGGCGTGCGCGGGCAACTCTGGGGCCGGCTCGTGGTTCCGGTGCCGCTCGACGACGACCAGGCGGCGGCCATGGTCCTGGAGCGCGCCGCGCAGGCGCTGGCCATCAATCGGCTGGCCGAGCGGGACCGCCGCGAGCTGAGCCACCAGGCGCAGGCCGGGCTCCTCAATGCCCTGCGGCAACCGCGCGGGCTGGGCGAGGGCGAAGCGCAGACCCGGGCCGCCGCACTGGGTCTCAGGCGCGCGCCCTATTACGTGCCGGTCGTGTTCCGGAGCCGCGGAGCATCTTCCGCCGCCCCGCCCGACGACCCGGCTTCCGGCCGAGATCCACTCGCCGGTCAGCAGGAGGAGCGCGCACTGCTGGAGCAGCTCGCCCGGGCACTGAAGTCTGTCTCCGGCACCGCGCTGACCGCGAGTATCCGTTCAGGCTCAGTCGGAATGATCCTGGCGATTCCAGCGAAACAACTCGAAGACCCGATGCTCCACCGCCTGGCCGAGGCCCTCGCCGGGGACACCCCGCCGTCCGGCACGTCCCTCGACGGAGCCCTGCCGGCCGGGCCCACGGACGTGGAGTGGAGCGTCGGCGTCGGCCGCCTGCGGGGTTCTTTGCTGGAGGCGGCGGCAGGCATCGATGAAGCCTCACACGTCGCCGAAACGGCGGCGACCCTGCCGGGCGACCGCAAGCCGTTCTACCGGGCGACTGACGTCCGCCTGCGGGGGCTGCTGGCTTTGCTGCGCAAGGATCCCCGCGTGCAACAATTCGTCGAGTCCGAGCTGGAGGGCATACTCCATGCCGAGGCCCGCGGCGCGGAAGGCTACCTCGAGCTCCTCGGTCAGTACCTGGAGTCCGGTGGCAACAAAGCCGCCCTCGCCCGCAGGGGCTTCCTCAGCCGGCCGACGCTCTACGCCCGGCTGGGCAAGCTTGAGGAGCTCCTCGCCGTCGACCTCGACGATGCCGAATCTCGGACCTCGCTGCACGTCGCCCTCCTCCTGCACCGGCTGCGAACCCTGTGA
- a CDS encoding LysR family transcriptional regulator produces the protein MAKPFTLTQLRYFAMVAELENMTAAADRLLVTQSTLSTAMAQLEASLATQLFVRLRTRGLRLTPSGRQLVQDIKVLLEHADSLYESARGLATSLVGELKVGVFAPLAPFRLPAILQTFEGQHPGVEVSFLEADLASLQSALLEGQCDVALMYGLGLGRGFTRTVLERVPPHVLVHAEHPAAVRSERSIALKELDGEPSVVLDLPHSREYYEQLYAIAGVTPNVRHRFAGYETVRSFVAKGHGYAMLNQRLHSDLTYSGGRVVALTLTDDLPPIEVMLVRPEGVTPTRRALAFEETCIRLYGAARH, from the coding sequence ATGGCAAAGCCCTTTACCCTGACCCAGCTTCGATATTTCGCTATGGTGGCAGAGCTCGAAAACATGACGGCCGCGGCCGATCGGCTGCTGGTGACCCAGTCCACGCTGTCCACGGCGATGGCCCAGCTCGAGGCCAGCCTGGCGACGCAGCTGTTTGTTCGCCTGCGGACGCGCGGCCTGAGGCTGACGCCCTCGGGCAGGCAGCTGGTCCAGGACATCAAGGTGTTGCTGGAACACGCCGATTCCCTGTACGAATCGGCCCGGGGGCTGGCGACGAGCCTGGTCGGCGAACTCAAAGTCGGGGTTTTTGCGCCGCTGGCGCCGTTCAGGCTCCCGGCTATTCTGCAGACTTTCGAAGGCCAGCATCCGGGAGTCGAGGTCTCCTTCCTTGAGGCCGACCTGGCCAGCCTGCAGTCCGCACTGCTCGAGGGGCAGTGCGATGTGGCGTTGATGTATGGCCTCGGCTTGGGCCGGGGATTCACCCGCACGGTGCTGGAGCGGGTGCCGCCCCATGTGCTGGTCCACGCCGAGCATCCCGCGGCTGTCCGCTCCGAGCGGAGCATCGCCCTGAAGGAGCTCGACGGCGAACCGTCCGTGGTGCTGGACCTGCCGCACAGCCGGGAATACTACGAGCAGCTTTACGCCATCGCCGGGGTGACACCCAATGTCCGGCACCGGTTCGCAGGCTATGAAACGGTGCGGTCATTCGTGGCGAAGGGCCACGGGTACGCGATGCTCAACCAGAGGCTCCACAGCGACCTGACCTACTCCGGGGGAAGGGTCGTGGCGCTCACCCTGACCGATGATTTGCCCCCGATCGAAGTGATGCTGGTCCGTCCGGAGGGGGTCACGCCCACCCGCAGGGCCCTGGCCTTCGAGGAGACGTGCATCCGATTGTACGGAGCCGCGCGGCACTAG